The following are encoded in a window of Magnolia sinica isolate HGM2019 chromosome 11, MsV1, whole genome shotgun sequence genomic DNA:
- the LOC131218372 gene encoding uncharacterized protein LOC131218372 translates to MHKELIPTYEVHETAKGIWEALTDAYAQKSDARVRAMELEFQEYRMPVGCPIKDHIRKMEQMIGALRNVGCKLTENQKIIAMHRSLPESWAQIKRILNHTDSITTFRDFCGHLVCEVEMNAIQPGSAKAFVVETHKRKANNKWYKARKKAKKNNQEQKTTTPAPNLKKGNGKKKQKKINIVCFVCENFSHYARQCAHKKMIISQSLDTLYVGVCFEILSVDTISNE, encoded by the coding sequence atgcacaaagaactcatacctacgtatgaagtgcatgaaaccgctaagggaatctgggaagcactgacagatgcctatgcgcagaagtcagatgcgagagttagggcaatggaattagaattccaggagtacaggatgcctgtcggctgccccatcaaagatcatattcgtaagatggagcaaatgataggtgcccttaggaatgttgggtgtaaattgactgaaaatcagaagattatagccatgcaccgttccttgcctgaatcttgggcccaaatcaaaagaattctgaaccatactgattctatcactacgttcagagacttttgtggccacttagtatgtgaggttgaaatgaatgcaattcagccaggttcggccaaggcctttgtagtaGAGACCCATAAACGGAAAGCTAACAATAAATGGTATAAAGCTCGCAAGAAAGCGaaaaagaataatcaagaacagaagaccacaacacctgctccaaatctcaagaaggggaatggaaagaagaagcagaaaaagataaATATAGTCTGTTTTGTCTgtgaaaatttcagccattatgctcggcagtgtgcccataaaaagatgATAATTTCTCagtcactagatactttgtatgtaggcgtttgttttgaaatcctttccgttgatactatatctaacgagtga